The genomic interval CCTCGACGTTGTGAGCCACGTACATCGCAGCAATGGCTGACCGGGCACAGAAAGTGGCAATCATcggagctggcgcagctggcaTGGTAAAGTCTCGTCCGCCAGTGTCTTGAGGCCCAGCACTAAATTAAATTCCGCAGTCATGTGCAGCTACTCTGGCGAACCACCCCAACCAATTTGCGGTCACAATGTTCGATATCGAGTCTCGTACAGGAGGCCAAGCAACCTCGATCCCATTGGATGCAACTCAGCATGGGGCCGAGTGGCTGAATGATGGTGTCCAGGGCGGTTCCTCCATATTTCGACACACATTCCGTTTCTTTCGCCGGTATGGTTACGAGCCACAGCCAGTGAAGCTACAGGTTTCCTTTGGCAAAGGGCGTGATAGCTTCTGGACAAATGTATTTCCCAGTCCGCTGGTCGAACAGCTCTCCAGTGAAATCAAGAAGTTCGGACGCGTGTTGAAGTGCATCAAGTATTTGATGCCAATCCTTGGCATCCTACCTGTCAAGGCTATCTTGCGGATATTCCGATTCAGTGATGATTTTAGCAACAAAATGGTGTTGCCCTTGCTGGCTCTGTTTCTAGGGACGGGTAACCAGACCCCAAACGTCTCGAGTGTGCTGCTGGAGCGCCTATTTAACGATCCACAGATGAAACTGTGGGACTATGACCCAGATACGCTTCTGCCTAACCTCCCAATCATGTACACATTCCCGAATCTGGGAAACTTTTACCGTGACTGGGCGGAAGACCTAAAATCCAAAGGAGTCGAAATGCGATTCAACTGCAAGATTGAGATATTGGAGAGAGGTAAGAAAGGTGCGTTGCTGAGGACGCAATTCCATGATGATTGTTGCCGTGGTCAGGCGAACACCGAGATGTACGATCACCTCGTCCTATGCTGCCCGGCGGATGAAGCCAAGAAACTGCTGGATCGACACGCCACCTGGAAAGAGAAGTACGTCCTTGGAGGGGTGAAATTTTACAACGACCTCACCATCACTCATTCAGACTCAAAATATTTTCAACAAAT from Penicillium psychrofluorescens genome assembly, chromosome: 5 carries:
- a CDS encoding uncharacterized protein (ID:PFLUO_007304-T1.cds;~source:funannotate) translates to MFDIESRTGGQATSIPLDATQHGAEWLNDGVQGGSSIFRHTFRFFRRYGYEPQPVKLQVSFGKGRDSFWTNVFPSPLVEQLSSEIKKFGRVLKCIKYLMPILGILPVKAILRIFRFSDDFSNKMVLPLLALFLGTGNQTPNVSSVLLERLFNDPQMKLWDYDPDTLLPNLPIMYTFPNLGNFYRDWAEDLKSKGVEMRFNCKIEILERGKKGALLRTQFHDDCCRGQANTEMYDHLVLCCPADEAKKLLDRHATWKEKYVLGGVKFYNDLTITHSDSKYFQQIFESQYSPDLCASPTSETQKKQVAVAEQQPLSQKDGWQGFRPMYFIHSFPSDPEKIEMGFDCTNYQHQFRETLGMDQPPLPQSRHVFQTIFLDDQQQSLWTWNDIDVSKVIARKWWHQFGHRWQHYLRVVPGMMLINGTYRTLYAGSWTMVNMHEIACISGIAAAYQLGAAYEPFDDFAEDFFAKYLLVCHGTRYKRRKSKEH